A stretch of Brachyhypopomus gauderio isolate BG-103 chromosome 3, BGAUD_0.2, whole genome shotgun sequence DNA encodes these proteins:
- the stambpl1 gene encoding AMSH-like protease isoform X1, with the protein MEQDFSFSSLKKLAAEPDYTDVTLPAVERVRALSKMGYDIEINEDFAPRRYFRSGLEMERMAAVYLEEGSLENAFVLYNKFITLFVEKLPSHRDYQQCGVPEKQVIMKKLQEVAFPRKDQLKKLLHEKYSMEYSEYVRRQRQAVSVAVCGEQLQKLSLLEEERQRVAQLRKMQLESEQFRYFEDQLRRQEQANRREDPAPKVSEQTDGSCLSQAHRNHVRLDPNRNKPPASIPKPAATLAAVQNQRVEGLRRVVIPRDLTYRFLLLANSNTARGIETCGVLCGKLTHNEFVLTHVVVPKQSAGPDYCDMENVEELFSFQDHHSLLTLGWIHTHPTQTAFLSSVDLHTHSSYQLMLPEAIAIVCSPKHNDTGVFRLTSAGMGEVAGCRLKGFHPHSKDPPLFTICKHVVVKDSKTTVLDLR; encoded by the exons ATGGAGCAGGACTTCAGCTTCAGCTCCCTG AAGAAGTTAGCGGCTGAGCCGGACTACACGGATGTGACGCTCCCCGCGGTGGAGCGCGTACGAGCTCTCAGCAAGATGGGCTACGACATCGAGATCAACGAGGACTTCGCGCCGCGCCGTTACTTCCGATCAGGCTTGGAGATGGAGCGCATGGCTGCCGTATACCTGGAGGAAGGCAGCTTGGAGAACGCCTTTGTCCTCTACAACAAATTCATCAC TTTGTTTGTAGAGAAGCTCCCCAGTCACAGGGACTACCAGCAGTGCGGTGTCCCAGAGAAGCAGGTGATCATGAAG AAATTGCAGGAAGTGGCTTTTCCACGCAAAGACCAGTTGAAGAAGCTGCTCCATGAGAAGTACAGCATGGAGTACAGTGAATATGTGAGGAGGCAG AGGCAGGCCGTGTCggtggctgtgtgtggtgagcaATTGCAGAAGCTCTCTctgctggaggaggagaggcagcGTGTGGCACAGCTGCGGAAGATGCAGCTCGAATCGGAGCAGTTCCGTTACTTCGAGGACCAATTGCGCCGGCAGGAGCAGGCCAACCGCCGGGAAGACCCCGCCCCCAAAGTGTCTGAACAGACAGACGGCTCCTGCCTGTCCCAGGCCCACAGAAACCACGTGCGGCTGGACCCCAACCGGAACAAACCACCAGCGTCGATTCCCAAACCGGCCGCCACCTTAGCCGCGGTGCAGA ATCAGCGGGTGGAGGGGTTGAGACGTGTTGTGATTCCTCGAGACCTGACCTACAGGTTTCTGCTGTTGGCCAACAGCAACACAGCCAGAGGCATCGAGACGTGTGGCGTGCTCTGTGGAAAACTG ACCCACAATGAGTTCGTGCTCACGCATGTGGTGGTGCCCAAGCAGTCGGCCGGCCCCGACTACTGCGACATGGAGAACGTGGAGGAGCTCTTCAGCTTCCAGGACCACCACAGCCTGCTGACACTGGGGTGGATACAT ACGCACCCCACACAAACGGCTTTCCTTTCCAGCGtggatctgcacacacacagctcttatCAGCTTATGTTGCCTGAAGCCATTGCTATTGTCTGCTCACCTAAGCATAATGA CACGGGGGTTTTCCGACTCACCAGTGCTGGAATGGGTGAGGTGGCCGGCTGCAGGCTGAAAGGCTTTCATCCCCACTCGAAAGACCCACCTCTCTTCACG ATTTGTAAACATGTGGTTGTGAAGGACTCCAAAACCACAGTGCTGGACCTCAGGTGA
- the stambpl1 gene encoding AMSH-like protease isoform X2 yields the protein MEQDFSFSSLKLAAEPDYTDVTLPAVERVRALSKMGYDIEINEDFAPRRYFRSGLEMERMAAVYLEEGSLENAFVLYNKFITLFVEKLPSHRDYQQCGVPEKQVIMKKLQEVAFPRKDQLKKLLHEKYSMEYSEYVRRQRQAVSVAVCGEQLQKLSLLEEERQRVAQLRKMQLESEQFRYFEDQLRRQEQANRREDPAPKVSEQTDGSCLSQAHRNHVRLDPNRNKPPASIPKPAATLAAVQNQRVEGLRRVVIPRDLTYRFLLLANSNTARGIETCGVLCGKLTHNEFVLTHVVVPKQSAGPDYCDMENVEELFSFQDHHSLLTLGWIHTHPTQTAFLSSVDLHTHSSYQLMLPEAIAIVCSPKHNDTGVFRLTSAGMGEVAGCRLKGFHPHSKDPPLFTICKHVVVKDSKTTVLDLR from the exons ATGGAGCAGGACTTCAGCTTCAGCTCCCTG AAGTTAGCGGCTGAGCCGGACTACACGGATGTGACGCTCCCCGCGGTGGAGCGCGTACGAGCTCTCAGCAAGATGGGCTACGACATCGAGATCAACGAGGACTTCGCGCCGCGCCGTTACTTCCGATCAGGCTTGGAGATGGAGCGCATGGCTGCCGTATACCTGGAGGAAGGCAGCTTGGAGAACGCCTTTGTCCTCTACAACAAATTCATCAC TTTGTTTGTAGAGAAGCTCCCCAGTCACAGGGACTACCAGCAGTGCGGTGTCCCAGAGAAGCAGGTGATCATGAAG AAATTGCAGGAAGTGGCTTTTCCACGCAAAGACCAGTTGAAGAAGCTGCTCCATGAGAAGTACAGCATGGAGTACAGTGAATATGTGAGGAGGCAG AGGCAGGCCGTGTCggtggctgtgtgtggtgagcaATTGCAGAAGCTCTCTctgctggaggaggagaggcagcGTGTGGCACAGCTGCGGAAGATGCAGCTCGAATCGGAGCAGTTCCGTTACTTCGAGGACCAATTGCGCCGGCAGGAGCAGGCCAACCGCCGGGAAGACCCCGCCCCCAAAGTGTCTGAACAGACAGACGGCTCCTGCCTGTCCCAGGCCCACAGAAACCACGTGCGGCTGGACCCCAACCGGAACAAACCACCAGCGTCGATTCCCAAACCGGCCGCCACCTTAGCCGCGGTGCAGA ATCAGCGGGTGGAGGGGTTGAGACGTGTTGTGATTCCTCGAGACCTGACCTACAGGTTTCTGCTGTTGGCCAACAGCAACACAGCCAGAGGCATCGAGACGTGTGGCGTGCTCTGTGGAAAACTG ACCCACAATGAGTTCGTGCTCACGCATGTGGTGGTGCCCAAGCAGTCGGCCGGCCCCGACTACTGCGACATGGAGAACGTGGAGGAGCTCTTCAGCTTCCAGGACCACCACAGCCTGCTGACACTGGGGTGGATACAT ACGCACCCCACACAAACGGCTTTCCTTTCCAGCGtggatctgcacacacacagctcttatCAGCTTATGTTGCCTGAAGCCATTGCTATTGTCTGCTCACCTAAGCATAATGA CACGGGGGTTTTCCGACTCACCAGTGCTGGAATGGGTGAGGTGGCCGGCTGCAGGCTGAAAGGCTTTCATCCCCACTCGAAAGACCCACCTCTCTTCACG ATTTGTAAACATGTGGTTGTGAAGGACTCCAAAACCACAGTGCTGGACCTCAGGTGA
- the ankrd22 gene encoding ankyrin repeat domain-containing protein 22 isoform X1: MGITYSYSEAICQAAYTGDVHQVHQLLKADVNNLNVQDEVFGDTPVIAACRAGNLRTVKYLLDQKADVSVRNKKKRTCLHYVAKKTFTFYDYLMIVVLMPILLIGYLIMKNIQKKHINLMNLVLSSRVEIDAVDYKGNTALHYACLSKSHGIVPLLLERKADVSIKNNDNETPLDIAERLKFQKLIILLRKSK, encoded by the exons ATGGGTATAACGTATTCCTATTCTGAG GCCATTTGCCAGGCAGCTTACACTGGCGACGTTCACCAGGTGCATCAGCTCCTGAAAGCAGATGTCAACAATTTAAATGTCCAGGACGAGGTTTTCGGGGACACACCAGTCATCGCTGCCTGTAGGGCAGGAAATCTCAGGACTGTTAAATACCTTTTAGATCAAAAAGCTGACGTATCAGTAAGAAACAAG AAAAAACGGACTTGCTTGCACTATGTTGCAAAAAAGACATTCACCTTCTATGACTACCTCATGATTGTTGTTCTCATGCCCATCTTGTTGATCGGATATCTCATAATG AAAAACATACAGAAGAAACACATTAACCTGATGAACCTGGTGTTAAGTAGCAGGGTAGAGATTGATGCAGTGGACTAT AAAGGAAACACAGCACTTCATTATGCATGCCTGAGCAAAAGTCATGGAATTGTTCCACTGTTACTGGAGAGAAAAGCAGACGTTTCAATAAAAAACAAT gaTAATGAAACACCATTGGATATTGCAGAGAGACTAAAATTCCAAAAGCTTATCATACTTCTAAGAAAATCAAAATAG
- the ankrd22 gene encoding ankyrin repeat domain-containing protein 22 isoform X2, producing the protein MAICQAAYTGDVHQVHQLLKADVNNLNVQDEVFGDTPVIAACRAGNLRTVKYLLDQKADVSVRNKKKRTCLHYVAKKTFTFYDYLMIVVLMPILLIGYLIMKNIQKKHINLMNLVLSSRVEIDAVDYKGNTALHYACLSKSHGIVPLLLERKADVSIKNNDNETPLDIAERLKFQKLIILLRKSK; encoded by the exons ATG GCCATTTGCCAGGCAGCTTACACTGGCGACGTTCACCAGGTGCATCAGCTCCTGAAAGCAGATGTCAACAATTTAAATGTCCAGGACGAGGTTTTCGGGGACACACCAGTCATCGCTGCCTGTAGGGCAGGAAATCTCAGGACTGTTAAATACCTTTTAGATCAAAAAGCTGACGTATCAGTAAGAAACAAG AAAAAACGGACTTGCTTGCACTATGTTGCAAAAAAGACATTCACCTTCTATGACTACCTCATGATTGTTGTTCTCATGCCCATCTTGTTGATCGGATATCTCATAATG AAAAACATACAGAAGAAACACATTAACCTGATGAACCTGGTGTTAAGTAGCAGGGTAGAGATTGATGCAGTGGACTAT AAAGGAAACACAGCACTTCATTATGCATGCCTGAGCAAAAGTCATGGAATTGTTCCACTGTTACTGGAGAGAAAAGCAGACGTTTCAATAAAAAACAAT gaTAATGAAACACCATTGGATATTGCAGAGAGACTAAAATTCCAAAAGCTTATCATACTTCTAAGAAAATCAAAATAG
- the lipf gene encoding gastric triacylglycerol lipase isoform X1, whose amino-acid sequence MSWLLIPLGLFASGLVQARAPPFKIKAALDPEVNMNISEIIRHWGYPAEEFEVVTEDGYILTINRIPHGIKSKPLHEPKPVVFLQHGLLAAGSNWVTNLPNNSLGFFLADAGFDVWLGNSRGNTWSRKHVRLNPDQKQYWEFSHDEMAKKDLPAVINFITKTTGQEQIFYVGHSQGTTIAFMAFSTMPELAKKIKMFFALAPVATVTFTESPMSKLSLLPDFVVWDLFGRKDFLPQSYLLKFFATKFCSKKPISVLCGNVFFLLCGFDEKNLNMSRTPVYTTHCPAGTSVQNMVHWSQAVKSGKLMAFDYGKAGNMAHYNQSTPLVYSVRDMKVPTALWSGGHDTLADPQDIAMLLTQIPNLVYHRQIKHWEHLDFIWGMDAPQEMFYDLVKLMRQHV is encoded by the exons ATGTCGTGGCTGCTGATACCGCTGGGACTGTTTGCCTCGGGGCTGGTGCAGGCGAGGGCGCCTCCATTTAAAATCAAGGCGGCCTTGGACCCTGAAGTGAATATGAATATT AGTGAGATCATCAGGCACTGGGGCTACCCGGCCGAGGAGTTTGAGGTGGTCACAGAGGACGGCTACATCCTGACCATAAATAGGATCCCTCACGGCATCAAAAGCAAACCGCTGCATG AGCCCAAGCCTGTGGTGTTTCTCCAGCACGGTCTCCTGGCTGCAGGCAGTAACTGGGTAACTAACCTCCCCAACAACAGCCTCGGTTTTTTCCTGGCCGACGCAGGCTTCGACGTGTGGCTGGGCAACAGTCGTGGGAACACCTGGTCAAGAAAACATGTCCGCCTCAACCCTGACCAAAAGCAGTACTGGGAGTTTAG CCACGATGAGATGGCTAAAAAAGACCTTCCAGCAGTGATAAACTTCATCACAAAAACCACAGGCCAGGAGCAGATCTTCTATGTTGGCCACTCTCAGGGAACCACTATTG CCTTTATGGCATTTTCCACAATGCCAGAGCTGGCGAAAAAGATCAAGATGTTTTTCGCTCTGGCTCCTGTAGCTACGGTAACCTTCACAGAGAGCCCCATGAGCAAATTGTCCCTCCTCCCAGACTTTGTTGTTTGG GACCTTTTTGGAAGGAAAGACTTTCTGCCACAGAGTTATCTCCTGAAGTTTTTTGCTACCAAATTCTGTAGCAAGAAACCAATCAGTGTGCTGTGTGGAAACGTATTCTTTCTCCTGTGTGGTTTTGATGAAAAGAACTTAAACATG TCCAGGACACCCGTGTACACGACGCACTGCCCAGCCGGAACCTCTGTGCAGAACATGGTGCACTGGTCTCAG GCTGTTAAAAGTGGGAAACTGATGGCATTTGATTATGGAAAAGCTGGCAATATGGCTCATTATAATCAG TCCACGCCTCTCGTGTACAGTGTGCGGGACATGAAGGTGCCCACGGCGCTGTGGTCTGGTGGGCATGACACACTGGCTGACCCGCAGGACATAGCCATGCTGTTGACACAGATCCCCAATCTGGTGTACCATCGTCAAATCAAACATTGGGAACACCTGGACTTCATCTGGGGCATGGATGCACCACAGGAGATGTTCTATGACCTGGTCAAACTGATGAGGCAGCATGTATGA
- the lipf gene encoding gastric triacylglycerol lipase isoform X2 — MSWLLIPLGLFASGLVQARAPPFKIKAALDPEVNMNISEIIRHWGYPAEEFEVVTEDGYILTINRIPHGIKSKPLHEPKPVVFLQHGLLAAGSNWVTNLPNNSLGFFLADAGFDVWLGNSRGNTWSRKHVRLNPDQKQYWEFSHDEMAKKDLPAVINFITKTTGQEQIFYVGHSQGTTIAFMAFSTMPELAKKIKMFFALAPVATVTFTESPMSKLSLLPDFVVWDLFGRKDFLPQSYLLKFFATKFCSKKPISVLCGNVFFLLCGFDEKNLNMSRTPVYTTHCPAGTSVQNMVHWSQAVKSGKLMAFDYGKAGNMAHYNQCAGHEGAHGAVVWWA; from the exons ATGTCGTGGCTGCTGATACCGCTGGGACTGTTTGCCTCGGGGCTGGTGCAGGCGAGGGCGCCTCCATTTAAAATCAAGGCGGCCTTGGACCCTGAAGTGAATATGAATATT AGTGAGATCATCAGGCACTGGGGCTACCCGGCCGAGGAGTTTGAGGTGGTCACAGAGGACGGCTACATCCTGACCATAAATAGGATCCCTCACGGCATCAAAAGCAAACCGCTGCATG AGCCCAAGCCTGTGGTGTTTCTCCAGCACGGTCTCCTGGCTGCAGGCAGTAACTGGGTAACTAACCTCCCCAACAACAGCCTCGGTTTTTTCCTGGCCGACGCAGGCTTCGACGTGTGGCTGGGCAACAGTCGTGGGAACACCTGGTCAAGAAAACATGTCCGCCTCAACCCTGACCAAAAGCAGTACTGGGAGTTTAG CCACGATGAGATGGCTAAAAAAGACCTTCCAGCAGTGATAAACTTCATCACAAAAACCACAGGCCAGGAGCAGATCTTCTATGTTGGCCACTCTCAGGGAACCACTATTG CCTTTATGGCATTTTCCACAATGCCAGAGCTGGCGAAAAAGATCAAGATGTTTTTCGCTCTGGCTCCTGTAGCTACGGTAACCTTCACAGAGAGCCCCATGAGCAAATTGTCCCTCCTCCCAGACTTTGTTGTTTGG GACCTTTTTGGAAGGAAAGACTTTCTGCCACAGAGTTATCTCCTGAAGTTTTTTGCTACCAAATTCTGTAGCAAGAAACCAATCAGTGTGCTGTGTGGAAACGTATTCTTTCTCCTGTGTGGTTTTGATGAAAAGAACTTAAACATG TCCAGGACACCCGTGTACACGACGCACTGCCCAGCCGGAACCTCTGTGCAGAACATGGTGCACTGGTCTCAG GCTGTTAAAAGTGGGAAACTGATGGCATTTGATTATGGAAAAGCTGGCAATATGGCTCATTATAATCAG TGTGCGGGACATGAAGGTGCCCACGGCGCTGTGGTCTGGTGGGCATGA